The following are encoded in a window of Nibricoccus aquaticus genomic DNA:
- a CDS encoding FUSC family protein, which yields MPPRAIARSSDVPSSSLVRPLTPPTLRNVLPAALKSSAAPGSTSPLALRSDLARATRGVIAFLGPLLAAQFIGSSVPHEFAFAAIAAQNIAFFEVRGDYRLRLAVLGCALIILTAAATLGAASSAPLALALAATALIAATTGLWRHLNPDYGPPLAISSMLVFLIAQETTPAFSLTHTTHTALWTLGGGLWGIVVQIVPWFFRPQQPLRAALADCWIAAAEFFEAIAENTSNVRHSHVSEKEAALRTALDKGYATLASARTRRAHGFIEKLERNAHDAARLSMRVGALQTALETTPPRANGVPLQSAFQPILVSLANHARTIALAVVSRQPAHLALVDVRLRRLLNLLEAFETGLDSNIPSDAHLASLSALVSEALRETETSLRTTLNRSAERAAFSLELTDTDTWSLRPLGAALNFSHRIDPVLARFTTRLVFLTVLATALAHTLALPHGYWLPFTLLVVLQPDYGATRARAAQRVAGTLLGSLLAIGLLALALPAPVLFALMTACMFAFGFFMKRNYSIGVLFVTIFVVLLTGLHQPVTASLAWERLASNALGGVLALVGALVFWPVWERARFPAILAASLRANLHYWEQIDTRLRAGRAFDDDIIKAKQRVEGANAAVFASLQRLMADPQNRQTGLEHTAALANGNLRLTRAFSVTALQLHPGQPFASPAHERFSARLTTTLTILAGAVEGVTETPDTLRACRRELTSSVATIEPAPVSDLTRHHALAHLRASLGTELAALLLAAESCQALGMFEDPDAPDEPPQEKPSPSASPTA from the coding sequence GTGCCGCCGCGCGCCATCGCGCGCAGCTCCGATGTCCCGAGCTCCAGCCTTGTCCGCCCACTCACCCCGCCCACACTCCGAAACGTGCTGCCCGCCGCGCTGAAATCCTCCGCCGCTCCCGGATCGACTTCCCCGCTCGCCCTCCGCTCCGACCTCGCCCGCGCCACCCGCGGCGTCATCGCCTTCCTCGGCCCGCTCCTCGCCGCACAGTTCATCGGCTCATCCGTCCCGCACGAATTCGCCTTCGCCGCCATCGCCGCGCAAAACATCGCGTTCTTCGAAGTGCGCGGCGACTACCGCCTCCGCCTCGCCGTTCTCGGCTGCGCCCTCATCATCCTCACCGCCGCCGCCACGCTCGGCGCCGCCTCCTCCGCCCCGCTCGCCCTAGCACTCGCCGCCACCGCGCTCATCGCGGCCACCACCGGACTCTGGCGCCACCTCAACCCCGACTACGGCCCGCCCCTCGCGATCTCCTCGATGCTCGTCTTCCTCATCGCCCAGGAAACGACGCCCGCCTTCTCCCTCACCCACACCACGCACACCGCGCTCTGGACCCTCGGCGGCGGACTCTGGGGCATCGTCGTGCAAATCGTCCCGTGGTTTTTCCGCCCCCAACAACCGCTCCGCGCCGCCCTCGCCGATTGCTGGATCGCCGCCGCCGAATTTTTCGAAGCAATCGCCGAAAACACATCGAATGTCCGGCACTCGCACGTATCGGAAAAAGAAGCGGCCCTGCGCACCGCGCTCGACAAAGGCTACGCCACACTCGCTTCCGCCCGCACACGACGCGCTCACGGCTTCATCGAAAAACTTGAGCGCAACGCCCACGACGCCGCCCGTCTCTCCATGCGTGTCGGGGCTCTGCAGACCGCGCTCGAAACAACGCCGCCGCGCGCAAATGGCGTTCCTCTTCAATCTGCCTTTCAACCCATCCTTGTCTCACTCGCGAATCACGCCCGCACCATCGCCCTCGCCGTCGTCTCCCGCCAGCCCGCCCACCTCGCACTCGTCGATGTCCGCCTGCGCCGCCTGCTGAATCTCCTCGAAGCCTTCGAAACAGGTCTCGATTCCAACATCCCTTCCGACGCCCACCTCGCCTCCCTCAGCGCGCTCGTCAGCGAAGCCCTCCGCGAAACCGAGACTTCTCTCCGTACCACCCTCAACCGCTCCGCCGAACGCGCCGCCTTCTCCCTCGAATTAACCGATACCGACACCTGGAGCCTCCGCCCCCTCGGCGCCGCGCTCAATTTCTCCCACCGCATCGACCCCGTCCTCGCCCGTTTCACCACCCGCCTGGTTTTCCTGACCGTACTCGCCACCGCCCTCGCCCACACACTCGCGCTCCCGCACGGCTACTGGCTCCCGTTCACCCTGCTCGTCGTCCTCCAGCCCGACTACGGCGCCACCCGCGCCCGCGCCGCCCAACGCGTTGCCGGCACCCTCCTCGGTAGCCTCCTCGCCATCGGCCTCCTCGCCCTCGCGCTCCCCGCACCCGTCCTCTTCGCCCTCATGACCGCGTGCATGTTCGCCTTCGGATTTTTCATGAAGCGCAACTACTCCATCGGCGTGCTCTTCGTGACGATCTTCGTCGTCCTCCTCACCGGTCTCCACCAACCGGTGACAGCCTCCCTCGCCTGGGAACGCCTCGCCTCCAACGCCCTCGGCGGCGTCCTCGCGCTCGTCGGCGCCCTCGTCTTCTGGCCCGTCTGGGAACGCGCCCGCTTCCCCGCCATCCTCGCCGCCTCCCTCCGCGCCAATCTCCACTACTGGGAGCAGATCGACACCCGCCTCCGCGCAGGCCGCGCCTTCGATGACGACATCATCAAGGCCAAACAACGCGTCGAAGGCGCCAACGCCGCCGTCTTCGCCTCGCTCCAGCGCCTCATGGCCGACCCCCAAAACCGCCAGACCGGCCTCGAACACACCGCCGCCCTCGCCAACGGCAACCTCCGCCTCACCCGCGCTTTCAGCGTCACCGCACTCCAACTACACCCCGGCCAGCCCTTCGCCTCCCCCGCCCACGAGCGCTTCTCTGCCCGACTCACGACCACGCTCACCATCCTCGCCGGCGCGGTCGAAGGCGTCACCGAAACTCCCGACACTCTCCGCGCCTGCCGCCGTGAACTGACCTCATCCGTCGCCACGATTGAGCCCGCTCCCGTGTCCGATCTCACGCGCCACCACGCGCTCGCCCACCTCCGTGCCTCGCTCGGCACGGAACTCGCCGCCCTCCTCCTCGCCGCCGAATCCTGCCAGGCCCTCGGCATGTTCGAAGACCCTGACGCCCCGGACGAGCCGCCCCAAGAGAAACCCTCCCCCTCCGCCTCCCCAACCGCTTGA
- a CDS encoding glycoside hydrolase family 27 protein, with the protein MKKLLPLLAAVTALASPLTMLAQKFPGLAQTPPMGWNTWNTFAGNINETLIKETAETMIKSGMRDAGYIYIVLDDCWHLKERDANGNLVPDPAKFPSGLKALGDFLHERGFKFGIYNCAGSKTCGGHPGSMGHEYQDARSYASWGVDYLKYDWCSTGTRDAREAYTTMRDALHAAGRPVVFSMCEWGTAKPWEWAKDVGHLWRTTGDIFDSYDGVKGWEIGWKRILDLQHTRGDEQTGLQKYAGPGHWNDPDMMEVGNEGLTFAESRAHFSFWCVLAAPLMAGNDVRHMTPEITAVMTDKEALAINQDALGKQGSRALAEPSKHIEIWTKELSNGEWAVCALNTSDTRRAITVEWHRLWHLQNKPFTVREIWSKKSAGETSTNFTAEVDSHDVLFFRLTPKK; encoded by the coding sequence ATGAAAAAACTCCTCCCCCTCCTCGCCGCCGTCACCGCCCTGGCTTCACCCCTCACCATGCTCGCCCAAAAATTCCCCGGCCTCGCCCAGACTCCGCCCATGGGCTGGAACACCTGGAATACTTTCGCCGGCAACATCAACGAAACCCTCATCAAGGAAACCGCCGAGACCATGATCAAATCCGGCATGAGAGACGCCGGCTACATCTACATCGTCCTCGACGATTGCTGGCACCTCAAAGAGCGCGACGCCAACGGCAACCTCGTCCCCGACCCCGCGAAATTCCCCAGCGGCCTCAAAGCCCTCGGCGATTTCCTCCACGAGCGCGGCTTCAAATTTGGCATCTATAACTGCGCCGGCTCCAAAACCTGCGGCGGCCACCCCGGCTCCATGGGCCACGAATATCAAGACGCCCGCAGCTACGCCTCCTGGGGCGTCGACTACCTCAAATACGACTGGTGCTCCACCGGCACCCGCGACGCCCGCGAAGCCTACACCACCATGCGCGACGCCCTCCACGCCGCCGGCCGCCCCGTCGTCTTCAGCATGTGCGAATGGGGCACGGCCAAACCTTGGGAATGGGCCAAAGACGTCGGCCACCTCTGGCGCACCACCGGCGACATCTTCGATTCCTACGACGGCGTCAAAGGCTGGGAGATCGGCTGGAAACGCATCCTCGATCTCCAGCACACCCGCGGTGACGAACAAACCGGCCTCCAAAAATACGCCGGCCCCGGCCACTGGAACGACCCCGACATGATGGAAGTCGGCAACGAAGGCCTCACCTTCGCCGAGTCCCGCGCCCACTTCTCCTTCTGGTGCGTCCTCGCCGCCCCGCTCATGGCCGGTAACGACGTCCGCCACATGACGCCCGAAATCACCGCCGTCATGACCGACAAGGAAGCCCTCGCCATCAACCAGGACGCCCTCGGCAAACAGGGCTCCCGCGCCCTCGCCGAACCCTCGAAGCACATCGAAATCTGGACCAAGGAACTCTCCAACGGCGAGTGGGCCGTCTGCGCGCTAAACACCTCCGACACCCGCCGCGCCATCACCGTCGAGTGGCACCGCCTCTGGCACCTCCAGAACAAGCCCTTCACCGTCCGCGAAATCTGGAGCAAAAAATCCGCCGGCGAAACCTCCACGAACTTCACCGCCGAAGTCGATTCCCACGACGTCCTCTTCTTCCGCCTCACGCCGAAAAAGTAA
- a CDS encoding glycosyl hydrolase: MLPLRFSLALLAALLVTVARADTSPAASDPLAAAFATPPVSAKPTLWWFWGETVTTDHGITQDLEAMKRAGFGGVVIYEQVFTDRPDALKSLSPEWLARFRFAAAECARLGLTLETNISSGFVAGGPWITPALAMQRMVASELVIDGGRPVSLPLPQPPTRLDYYRDVAVLAYPAPSGADALPEPVRTSTPADIDLPALFSPDAQRIRIPVSAGDQRVLITLDYGRPVTTRSLTYAQRTNAKALIIATQMPSSWAADFYGENMRLNPPLGWLEVSDDGQSWQRVVQLPALGYQHDTWTSQTVTFPAATGRHFRLNFENWGRNLRSNDTDLVIGAIELRGEARIDQWERKTGNVVDFSNPDRTPAYTGDEIIDPARILDITSHLTADGLLTWDAPPGRWTILRLGHTPTGAKTKHGRPENMGLECDKLSAAAVRVQWENYVGVLLREVKKVPGAKLSGIGIDSNEHGSQNWTPDFLARFIRRRGYDLRAFLPVMMGRVVGSREQSDEILHDVRRTIADLMSDEYFGTFQKLCHAEGMTSTAQAPGIATCLPSDNIQAKGRTDIPMGEFWMTQTEGTIDCKEAASAAHVYGLPIAAAEAFTGSKADAHPAMMKPFADAALALGINKFVVLASVHQPWDDRKPGVTEDRFYLPYQRHNTWWEDSTPFWDTLSRSSHMLRQGLPVADLLYHLGNDTPLKIATHRMRPAPPAGYDYDVCGDEVLLTRTRVENGRIVLPDGMSYRILVLAGGRHLSLAAARHLQKLVTDGATVLGPLKPEGSASFSDGPAGDAEVRRIADQLWGPGPLTARGEKTTGLGRILWGHTPAEALSACNLAPDFSPTENLSSAKLLFTHRRTPDRDIYFVANHGTTGVNGHARFRVTGRIPERWNPETGDIATIDGWSETDGTTTVPLILEPHASTFIIFRAPTAPSAAQKPPVPPALVQDTPLHASIAGPWSVHFTPGWGAPEKIELPQLSSWTDHTDPGVRHYSGSATYTCTFDLPALPPTGRVLLDLGNVAVIASIKLNNHDLGIAWKSPYALDATAALRPGRNTLEVRVANLWVNRLIADSALPESERKTWVTWNPYKNADPLLPSGLLGPVTLRHLTR, from the coding sequence ATGCTCCCCCTGCGCTTCTCCCTCGCGCTCCTCGCCGCCCTTCTCGTCACCGTCGCCCGCGCCGACACCTCGCCCGCCGCCAGCGATCCCCTCGCCGCCGCGTTCGCGACTCCCCCCGTATCCGCGAAGCCAACACTCTGGTGGTTCTGGGGCGAAACCGTCACCACCGACCACGGCATCACCCAGGACCTCGAAGCCATGAAGCGCGCTGGCTTCGGAGGCGTCGTTATCTACGAACAAGTTTTCACCGACCGCCCCGACGCCCTCAAAAGCCTCTCCCCCGAATGGCTCGCCCGCTTCCGCTTCGCCGCCGCCGAATGCGCCCGTCTCGGCCTCACCCTCGAAACCAACATCAGCAGCGGCTTCGTCGCCGGCGGGCCATGGATCACCCCCGCCCTCGCCATGCAACGCATGGTCGCCAGCGAACTCGTCATCGACGGCGGCCGCCCCGTCTCTCTCCCGCTTCCCCAGCCGCCCACCCGCCTCGATTACTACCGCGATGTCGCCGTCCTCGCCTACCCCGCACCCTCCGGCGCCGACGCTCTGCCCGAGCCCGTCCGCACCAGCACGCCCGCCGACATCGACCTGCCCGCCCTCTTCAGCCCCGACGCCCAACGTATCCGCATTCCCGTTTCAGCCGGCGACCAGCGCGTCCTCATCACTCTCGACTACGGCCGCCCCGTCACCACCCGCAGCCTCACCTACGCGCAACGCACCAACGCCAAGGCCCTCATCATCGCCACGCAAATGCCCTCCTCCTGGGCCGCCGATTTCTACGGCGAAAACATGCGCCTCAACCCGCCCCTCGGCTGGCTCGAAGTCAGCGACGACGGCCAATCCTGGCAGCGCGTCGTCCAGCTCCCCGCCCTCGGCTACCAGCACGACACCTGGACCTCGCAAACCGTCACCTTCCCCGCCGCCACCGGCCGCCACTTCCGCCTCAACTTCGAAAACTGGGGCCGCAACTTACGCTCCAACGACACCGACCTCGTCATCGGCGCCATCGAGCTCCGCGGCGAAGCCCGCATCGATCAATGGGAACGCAAAACCGGCAACGTCGTCGACTTCTCCAACCCCGACCGCACACCCGCCTACACCGGCGACGAGATCATCGACCCCGCCCGCATCCTCGACATCACCTCGCACCTCACCGCCGACGGCCTCCTCACGTGGGACGCCCCTCCCGGCCGCTGGACCATCCTCCGCCTCGGCCACACGCCCACCGGCGCCAAAACCAAACACGGCCGCCCCGAAAACATGGGCCTCGAATGCGACAAACTCAGCGCCGCCGCCGTCCGCGTGCAGTGGGAAAACTATGTCGGCGTCCTCCTCCGCGAAGTGAAAAAAGTCCCCGGCGCCAAACTCTCCGGCATCGGCATCGATAGCAACGAACACGGCTCGCAAAACTGGACGCCCGACTTCCTCGCCCGATTCATCCGCCGCCGCGGCTACGACCTCCGCGCCTTTCTCCCCGTGATGATGGGCCGAGTCGTCGGCAGCCGCGAGCAATCCGACGAAATCCTCCACGACGTCCGCCGCACCATCGCCGACCTCATGAGCGACGAGTACTTCGGTACCTTCCAAAAACTCTGCCATGCCGAAGGCATGACCTCCACCGCTCAAGCGCCCGGCATCGCGACGTGTCTGCCGAGCGACAACATCCAGGCCAAAGGCCGCACCGATATTCCTATGGGCGAATTTTGGATGACCCAAACCGAGGGCACCATCGACTGCAAAGAAGCCGCCTCCGCCGCGCACGTCTACGGCCTCCCCATCGCCGCCGCCGAAGCCTTCACCGGCAGCAAAGCCGACGCGCATCCCGCCATGATGAAACCCTTCGCCGACGCCGCCCTCGCGCTCGGCATCAACAAATTCGTCGTCCTCGCCTCCGTCCATCAACCCTGGGACGACCGCAAACCCGGCGTAACCGAAGACCGCTTCTACCTCCCCTACCAGCGCCACAACACGTGGTGGGAAGACAGCACACCCTTCTGGGACACGCTCTCCCGCTCTTCGCACATGCTCCGTCAGGGCCTCCCAGTCGCCGACCTCCTCTATCATCTGGGCAACGACACGCCGCTCAAGATCGCCACCCACCGCATGCGCCCCGCGCCTCCCGCCGGGTACGATTACGATGTCTGCGGCGACGAAGTGCTCCTCACGCGCACCCGCGTCGAAAACGGCCGCATCGTCCTCCCCGACGGCATGAGTTACCGGATACTCGTCCTCGCCGGCGGCCGTCACCTCTCGCTCGCCGCCGCCCGCCACCTGCAAAAACTCGTCACCGACGGCGCCACCGTCCTCGGCCCGCTAAAACCCGAAGGCTCTGCCAGCTTCTCCGACGGCCCCGCAGGCGACGCCGAAGTCCGCCGCATCGCCGACCAACTCTGGGGCCCCGGCCCGCTCACCGCCCGCGGCGAAAAAACCACCGGCCTCGGTCGCATCCTCTGGGGTCACACCCCCGCCGAAGCGCTCTCCGCCTGCAACCTCGCCCCCGATTTCTCCCCGACCGAAAATCTCTCTTCAGCGAAACTCCTCTTCACCCACCGCCGCACGCCCGACCGCGACATCTACTTCGTCGCCAACCACGGCACCACCGGCGTCAACGGCCACGCCCGCTTCCGCGTCACCGGCCGCATCCCCGAACGCTGGAATCCAGAAACCGGCGACATCGCCACGATCGACGGCTGGAGCGAAACCGACGGCACCACCACCGTCCCCCTCATCCTCGAACCCCACGCCTCCACCTTCATCATCTTCCGCGCACCCACCGCACCGAGCGCCGCCCAAAAACCACCCGTCCCTCCCGCTCTCGTCCAAGACACGCCCCTCCACGCCTCCATCGCCGGCCCATGGTCTGTCCACTTCACCCCCGGCTGGGGTGCCCCGGAAAAAATCGAGCTCCCTCAACTCTCCTCCTGGACCGACCACACCGACCCCGGCGTCCGCCACTACTCCGGCTCCGCGACCTACACCTGCACCTTCGATCTCCCCGCGCTCCCGCCCACCGGCCGCGTCCTTCTCGACCTCGGCAACGTCGCCGTCATCGCCAGCATCAAACTCAACAACCACGACCTCGGCATCGCGTGGAAATCGCCCTACGCGCTCGACGCCACCGCCGCCCTCCGCCCCGGCCGCAACACTCTCGAAGTCCGCGTCGCCAACCTCTGGGTCAACCGCCTCATCGCCGACAGCGCCCTCCCGGAATCCGAACGCAAAACCTGGGTCACCTGGAACCCCTACAAAAACGCCGACCCGCTCCTCCCCTCCGGCCTCCTCGGCCCCGTCACCCTGCGTCACCTTACACGATAG
- a CDS encoding M16 family metallopeptidase, translating into MIRLSGVLLLTLFSLCALAPVSNAAPWAELRTDLPADPALIQGTLPNGLRYVIRRNAEPRDRVTLRLVVAAGALHERDDERGLAHFVEHMIFRGTRSHPGDSLVNALQRLGVGFGPDNTAFTHYDHTIYHLELPDTTAATLKQGLSTFYEYAAEATFDPALIERERGIIFSEKATRDTPGYRRNVAGLAFLWPDSLQARRPVIGVEETLRSVTREHFVAFYDAWYRPDRTAVVIVGDIDPDTARKLIEETFANFTARAPARDDPVNIIPATATSPDIKINLDSAYVGIGLAFQHPRSSPDEPDTREHRTARLHRSLAFAMQQQRLNRIAAELGDALVAPSASVDDFIPGWEVASFSAAGRIDHWRELAAALEQEHRRAILHGFTPAELDLARRSFTELLETNIRSFPTRRSEHHAAEIVDLLLNGDAITTPEAIRDDLAAPLAAATLQACNRAFRSTWERSALHVFISANPAFKEDVRSIAQVLNESRQTPVTARTTAAAAPFAYTDFGPPGKLVHEETAAGLDVRLSRFANGVCLNFKQTDFEADTVNIFVRIRGGRLTTPSALPGLDLLAGYAFTDGGLGKHSAAEIGDLLTGHNVGLSFHLEPDAFVFTGRSSRRDLPLCLQLIAAYITDAGYRPEALRDAHASYGSLLSSLEASAGGPIRRYAERQLFHDDARFGIPGEQHFYNRTLPELEAWLRPALAEAPLEMSIVGDTTWDAASAAVSQTLGALPARAETAKPPRLKTPRFADPARQPVLYIAPARLKQSAIAWYFPAPDASDYRTERRCFLLASILEERVRHRLREELGSAYAPNAAFISYDALPKCSYFVVYAEVDTDRAPEAAAALRKEFDALRDKGITDDEFLRVKTPFLRERTDHLRSNGYWGHTVLLDAQERPYRLEAALNRHTDTSAITRAEVQSLLGKYISRKKGSLFIAEPGRLRKWDGK; encoded by the coding sequence ATGATCCGGCTCAGCGGCGTTCTCCTCCTCACACTTTTCTCTCTCTGCGCACTCGCGCCCGTCAGCAACGCCGCTCCGTGGGCCGAGCTCCGCACCGATCTCCCCGCCGACCCCGCCCTCATCCAAGGCACGCTACCCAACGGCCTGCGCTACGTCATCCGCCGCAACGCCGAACCCCGCGACCGCGTCACCCTCCGCCTCGTTGTCGCCGCCGGCGCTCTTCACGAACGCGACGACGAACGCGGCCTCGCTCACTTCGTCGAGCACATGATCTTCCGAGGCACCCGCTCGCATCCCGGAGATTCCCTCGTCAACGCCCTCCAGCGCCTCGGCGTCGGCTTCGGCCCCGACAACACCGCCTTCACTCACTACGACCACACCATCTACCACCTGGAACTGCCCGACACCACCGCCGCCACCCTCAAGCAAGGCCTGTCCACGTTCTACGAATACGCCGCCGAGGCCACCTTCGACCCCGCCCTCATCGAACGCGAACGCGGCATCATCTTCAGTGAAAAAGCCACCCGCGACACCCCCGGCTATCGCCGCAACGTCGCCGGCCTCGCCTTCCTCTGGCCCGACTCGCTTCAAGCCCGCCGCCCCGTCATCGGCGTCGAGGAAACCCTCCGCTCCGTCACCCGCGAACACTTCGTCGCTTTCTACGACGCCTGGTACCGCCCCGACCGCACCGCCGTCGTCATCGTCGGCGACATCGACCCCGACACCGCGCGCAAACTCATCGAGGAAACCTTCGCCAACTTTACCGCCCGCGCCCCCGCCCGCGACGACCCCGTCAACATCATCCCCGCCACCGCCACCTCGCCCGACATCAAGATCAACCTCGATTCCGCCTACGTCGGCATCGGCCTCGCCTTCCAGCACCCGCGCTCCAGTCCCGACGAACCCGATACACGCGAACACCGCACAGCCCGCCTCCACCGCTCGCTCGCCTTCGCCATGCAGCAGCAACGCCTCAACCGCATCGCTGCCGAGCTTGGCGACGCCCTCGTCGCCCCCTCCGCCTCCGTCGATGATTTCATCCCCGGCTGGGAAGTCGCCTCCTTCAGTGCCGCCGGCCGCATCGATCACTGGCGCGAACTCGCCGCCGCCCTCGAACAAGAACACCGCCGCGCCATCCTCCACGGCTTCACCCCCGCCGAGCTCGACCTCGCCCGCCGCAGCTTCACCGAACTCCTCGAAACCAACATCCGCAGTTTCCCTACGCGCCGCTCCGAACACCACGCCGCCGAGATCGTAGATCTCCTGCTCAATGGCGACGCGATCACCACCCCCGAAGCCATCCGCGACGACCTCGCCGCTCCCCTCGCCGCCGCGACTCTGCAAGCGTGCAACCGCGCCTTCCGCAGCACCTGGGAACGCTCCGCCCTCCACGTCTTCATCAGCGCCAACCCCGCCTTCAAAGAAGACGTCCGCTCCATCGCCCAGGTCCTCAACGAAAGCCGCCAGACTCCCGTCACCGCCCGCACCACCGCCGCTGCGGCACCATTCGCCTACACCGATTTCGGCCCGCCGGGGAAACTCGTACACGAGGAAACCGCCGCCGGTCTCGACGTGCGCCTCTCCCGCTTCGCCAATGGCGTCTGCCTCAATTTCAAACAGACCGACTTCGAGGCCGACACCGTCAACATCTTCGTCCGCATCCGCGGCGGCCGCCTCACCACGCCCTCCGCCCTGCCCGGTCTGGATTTGCTCGCTGGATACGCCTTCACCGATGGCGGCCTCGGCAAACACAGCGCCGCCGAGATCGGCGACCTACTCACCGGTCACAACGTCGGTCTCAGCTTCCACCTCGAACCCGACGCCTTCGTCTTCACCGGCCGCAGCTCCCGCCGCGATCTTCCGCTCTGCCTCCAGCTCATCGCCGCCTACATCACCGACGCCGGCTACCGCCCCGAAGCCCTCCGCGATGCGCACGCCTCCTACGGCTCGCTCCTCTCCTCGCTCGAAGCCTCCGCCGGCGGCCCCATCCGCCGCTACGCCGAACGACAGCTCTTCCACGACGACGCCCGCTTCGGCATCCCCGGCGAACAACACTTCTACAACCGCACGCTCCCTGAACTCGAAGCCTGGCTCCGCCCCGCACTCGCCGAAGCGCCCCTCGAGATGAGCATCGTCGGTGACACCACCTGGGACGCCGCCTCTGCCGCTGTTTCCCAAACTCTCGGTGCCTTGCCCGCCCGCGCCGAAACCGCAAAACCTCCGCGCCTAAAAACTCCTCGCTTCGCCGACCCCGCCCGCCAGCCCGTACTCTACATCGCCCCCGCCCGCCTCAAACAATCCGCCATCGCCTGGTATTTCCCCGCCCCCGACGCCAGCGACTACCGCACCGAACGCCGCTGCTTCCTCCTCGCCTCCATCCTCGAAGAACGCGTCCGCCACCGCCTCCGCGAAGAACTTGGCTCCGCCTACGCGCCCAACGCCGCCTTCATCTCCTACGATGCTCTCCCCAAATGCAGCTACTTCGTCGTGTACGCCGAAGTGGACACCGACCGCGCCCCCGAAGCCGCCGCCGCCCTCCGCAAAGAATTCGATGCCCTCCGCGACAAAGGCATCACCGACGACGAATTCCTCCGCGTGAAAACGCCCTTCCTCCGCGAGCGCACCGACCACCTCCGCAGCAACGGCTACTGGGGCCACACCGTCCTGCTCGACGCCCAAGAACGCCCCTACCGCCTCGAAGCCGCGCTCAACCGCCACACCGACACCTCCGCCATCACCCGCGCCGAAGTCCAGTCACTGCTCGGCAAATACATCAGCCGCAAGAAAGGCTCCCTCTTCATCGCCGAGCCCGGCCGCCTCCGCAAATGGGACGGCAAGTGA
- a CDS encoding exosortase/archaeosortase family protein: protein MRTESNALAPRKTIAGVGVSLGYAVMVAIGFMAFTAWNHSHWWLLKDDYVFGWLVPFFAGYVIYERWPQVVAAATKSRVPEDSGRGMLMRIGAWLSVLGGTAFFLFGSLTLAAAGASYPASLALSLGTAGMALGLITLTAYSEGADGWAVARLFVFPALVWLVSAPMISLIENALSLFLLGKITSVVFFVFESLGMAIEQQGHVLVLPTGEVGVAEACSGIRSLMGCLFAGSFLGAMCFEQLWKKITLLVAATAFALVMNLVRSLFLTGWAYQYGPQAIEGRFHDWTGFGVIGVTTIGLLGLTQVLNWKVSFRSAK, encoded by the coding sequence ATGCGCACGGAATCCAATGCTCTGGCTCCCAGAAAAACCATCGCGGGGGTGGGTGTGTCACTGGGGTATGCGGTGATGGTGGCGATCGGGTTCATGGCGTTCACGGCGTGGAATCATTCGCACTGGTGGCTGCTGAAGGACGATTATGTCTTCGGATGGCTGGTGCCTTTTTTTGCGGGCTATGTGATTTATGAACGCTGGCCGCAGGTGGTGGCCGCCGCAACGAAGTCGCGGGTGCCTGAGGATTCGGGGCGGGGGATGTTGATGCGAATTGGGGCGTGGCTGTCAGTGTTGGGCGGTACGGCGTTTTTTTTATTTGGCTCGCTGACGCTCGCGGCGGCGGGGGCGTCTTATCCGGCGTCGCTGGCGTTGTCGCTCGGGACGGCGGGGATGGCGCTGGGGTTGATCACGTTGACGGCGTATTCGGAAGGCGCGGACGGCTGGGCGGTCGCGCGGCTGTTCGTGTTTCCGGCGCTGGTGTGGCTGGTGTCGGCGCCGATGATTTCGCTGATCGAGAATGCGCTCAGTCTTTTCCTGCTCGGGAAGATCACGAGTGTGGTGTTCTTCGTTTTCGAATCGCTGGGGATGGCGATCGAGCAGCAGGGACATGTGCTGGTGCTGCCGACGGGCGAGGTGGGTGTGGCGGAGGCGTGTTCGGGGATTCGCTCGCTGATGGGGTGCTTGTTCGCGGGGTCTTTTTTAGGCGCGATGTGTTTCGAGCAGTTGTGGAAAAAGATAACGCTACTGGTCGCGGCGACCGCGTTTGCTCTGGTGATGAATCTAGTGCGCAGCCTGTTTCTCACGGGCTGGGCTTATCAGTACGGGCCGCAGGCGATCGAGGGGCGGTTTCACGACTGGACGGGGTTTGGTGTGATCGGCGTGACGACGATCGGGCTGCTGGGGCTGACGCAGGTGCTGAACTGGAAGGTGAGCTTTCGCTCGGCGAAGTGA